From the genome of Suricata suricatta isolate VVHF042 chromosome 3, meerkat_22Aug2017_6uvM2_HiC, whole genome shotgun sequence, one region includes:
- the FAM189B gene encoding protein FAM189B isoform X2, translating into MMPSPSDSSRSLTSRPSTRGLTHLRLHRPWLQALLSLGLAQVLLGVLVVTFSMVASSVTTTESIKRSCPSWAGFSLAFSGVVGVVSWKRPFTLVISFFSLLSVLCVMLSMAGSVLSCKNAQLARDFQDCSMEGKVCVCCPSVPLLRPCPESGQELKVAPNSTCEEARGALKNLLFSVCGLTVCAAVICTLSAIVCCIQIFSLDLVHTLAPERSVSGPLGSLGCTSPPPAPLPHTMLDLEEFVPPVPPPPYYPPEYTCSSETDAQSITYNGSMDSPVPLYPTDCPPSYEAVMGLRGDSQATLFDPQLHDGSCICERVASIVDVSMDSGSLALSAIGDLPGGSSPSEDSCLLELQGSVRSVDYVLFRSIQRSRAGYCLSLDCGLRGPFEDSPLPRRPPRAARSYSCSAPEGPPPLGAPTAARSCHRLEGWPPWVGPCFPELRRRVPRGSGRPGTAAAAAPACAPARRFSDSSGSLTPPGHRPPNPAPLPPPLLLPRSHSDPGITTSSNTADFRGLYTKVLEEEAASVSSADTGLCSEACLFRLARCPSPKLLRARSAEKRRPVPTFRKVPLPAGPAPAPSLGDLKSSWPGRGLVTRFFQMSKKASDPGGNGAHGLKQVPRSPWGRPGRESLHLRSCGDLSSGSSLRRLLSARRLERGTRPHSLSLSGGSRETGL; encoded by the exons ATGATGCCCTCGCCCAGTGACTCCAGCCGCTCGCTGACCAGTCGACCTAGCACCCGGGGCCTTACCCACCTCCGCCTTCACCGACCGTGGCTGCAGGCCCTGCTCTCGCTGGGGCTGGCCCAGGTGCTCCTGGGCGTCCTGGTGGTCACCTTCAGCATGGTGgcctcctccgtcaccaccaccgAGAGCATCAAGAGGtcctgcccgtcttgggctggaTTCTCG CTGGCGTTCTCCGGGGTAGTTGGCGTTGTGTCTTGGAAACGGCCATTCACTCTAGTG AtctccttcttctccttgctTTCGGTGCTCTGTGTCATGCTCAGCATGGCCGGCTCTGTTCTCTCCTGTAAGAACGCTCAGCTGGCCCGAGACTTCCAAGACTGCTCCATG GAAGGGAAGGTCTGTGTGTGCTGCCCCTCCGTTCCCCTTCTTCGGCCCTGTCCAGAGTCGGGACAGGAACTGAAAGTTGCCCCCAACTCCACCTGTGAGGAAGCCCGAGGGGCCCTCAAG aaCTTGCTCTTCAGTGTCTGCGGGCTCACTGTCTGTGCTGCCGTCATCTGCACCCTCTCAGCCATTGTCTGCTGCATCCAAATCTTCTCCCTGGACCTTGTGCACACG CTGGCCCCGGAGCGCTCAGTCTCAGGCCCCTTGGGGTCTCTGGGCTGTACCTCCCCGCCGCCAGCCCCTCTGCCGCACACCATGCTGGACTTAGAGGAGTTTGTCCCGccggtgcccccacccccctactATCCCCCGGAGTACACCTGCAGCTCCGAAACGGACGCTCAGAG cATCACCTACAACGGCTCCATGGACAGCCCGGTCCCCTTGTACCCTACCGATTGTCCCCCTTCTTATGAGGCCGTCATGGGGCTGCGGGGAGACAGCCAG GCCACTCTGTTTGACCCTCAGCTTCACGACGGCTCCTGCATCTGCGAGCGAGTGGCCTCCATCGTAGACG TGTCCATGGACAGCGGGTCTCTGGCGCTGTCCGCCATCGGTGACCTCCCCGGGGGCTCAAGCCCGTCGGAGGACTCGTGCCTGCTGGAGCTGCAGGGCTCCGTGCGCTCCGTCGACTACGTGCTCTTCCGCTCCATTCAGCGCAGCCGTGCCGGCTACTGCCTCAGTCTGGACTGCGGCCTGCGAGGTCCCTTCGAGGACAGCCCCCTGCCCCGGAGGCCCCCCAGGGCGGCCCGCTCCTACTCCTGCTCCGCCCCTGAGGGCCCGCCCCCCCTGGGGGCCCCCACGGCCGCCCGCAGCTGCCACCGGCTGGAAGGCTGGCCGCCCTGggtgggaccctgcttccccgaGCTGAGGCGGAGGGTCCCCCGGGGCAGCGGCCGGCCGGGgactgccgctgctgctgctcctgcctgCGCCCCCGCCCGCCGCTTCAGCGACAGCTCAGGTTCTCTCACCCCCCCGGGGCACCGGCCTCCCAATCCGGCTCCCCTGCCACCACCGCTGCTGCTGCCACGGTCCCACAGTGACCCGGGCATCACCACTTCCAGCAACACCG CTGACTTCAGGGGCCTTTATACCAAAGTGCTCGAGGAAGAAGCAGCTTCCGTTTCCTCTGCAGATACAG ggctCTGCTCAGAAGCCTGCCTCTTCCGTCTAGCCCGCTGCCCTTCTCCAAAGTTGCTCCGTGCCCGCTCGGCTGAGAAACGGCGCCCCGTGCCCACCTTTCGAAAGGTCCCCCTGCCCGCGGGCCCTGCGCCTGCCCCGTCCCTGGGAGACCTGAAGAGCAGCTGGCCGGGCCGGGGCTTGGTCACTCGTTTCTTCCAGATGTCCAAGAAGGCCTCAGACCCCGGTGGCAATGGGGCCCATGGGCTTAAGCAG GTGCCCCGCAGCCCATGGGGCCGGCCAGGCCGAGAGAGCCTCCACCTTCGCAGCTGCGGTGACCTGAGCTCCGGCTCCTCCCTTCGGCGCCTCCTGTCTGCCCGACGCCTGGAGCGCGGCACCCGCCCCCACAGCCTCAGCCTCAGCGGGGGCAGCCGGGAGACAGGGCTCTGA
- the SCAMP3 gene encoding secretory carrier-associated membrane protein 3 isoform X1, with amino-acid sequence MAQSRDGGNPFAGPGELDNPFQDPAVIQHRPSPQYATLDVYNPFETREPPPAYEPPAAAPLPPPSAPSLQPSRKLSPTEPKNYGSYGTQASAAAATAELLKQQEELNRKAEELDRRERELQHAALGGAAARQNNWPPLPSFCPVQPCFFQDISMEIPQEFQKTVSTMYYLWMCSTLALLLNFLACLASFCVTTSNGSGFGLSILWALLFTPCSFVCWYRPMYKAFRSDSSFNFFVFFFIFFVQDVLFVLQAIGIPGWGFSGWISALVVLQANTAVAVLMLLVALFFTGIAVLGIVMLKRIHSLYRRTGASFQKAQQEFAAGVFSNPAVRTAAANAAAGAAENAFRAP; translated from the exons ATGGCTCAGAGCAGAGACGGCGGAAACCCCTTCGCCGGGCCCGGCGAGCTTGACAACCCCTTTCAG GACCCAGCTGTGATCCAGCACCGACCCAGCCCGCAGTATGCCACCCTTGACGTCTACAACCCTTTTGAGACCCGGGAG CCCCCACCAGCCTACGAGCCTCCGGCCGCTGCCCCGTTGCCTCCCCCCTCGGCTCCCTCGTTGCAGCCCTCCCGAAAGCTCAGCCCCACTGAGCCCAAAAACTATGGCTCCTACGGCACCCAG GCTTCCGCCGCTGCAGCCACAGCCGAGCTGCTGAAGCAGCAGGAGGAGCTGAACCGGAAGGCCGAGGAGCTGGACCGCCGGGAGCGGGAGCTGCAGCACGCGGCCCTGGGCGGCGCGGCCG CTCGACAGAACAACTGGCCacctctgccttctttctgccCGGTGCAGCCCTGCTTTTTCCAGGACATCTCCATGGAGATCCCCCAAGAATTTCAGAAGACCGTCTCCACCATGTACTACCTCTGGATGT GCAGCACGCTGGCCCTTCTCCTGAATTTTCTTGCCTGCCTGGCCAGCTTCTGTGTGACGACCAGCAACGGCTCAGGCTTTGGGCTCTCTATCCTCTGGGCCCTCCTTTTCACGCCCTGCTCCTTCGTGTGCTGGTACCGCCCCATGTATAAGGCCTTCCG GAGTGACAGTTCGTTCAATTTCttcgttttcttcttcattttcttcgtCCAGGACGTGCTCTTTGTCCTCCAGGCCATTGGCATCCCAGGCTGGGGGTTCAG TGGCTGGATCTCCGCCCTGGTGGTGCTGCAGGCCAACACAGCGGTAGCCGTGCTCATGCTGCTGGTCGCCCTGTTCTTCACCGGCATCGCCGTCCTGGGGATTGTGATGCTGAAGCGG ATCCACTCCTTGTACCGCCGCACAGGTGCCAGCTTTCAGAAGGCCCAACAGGAGTTTGCCGCTGGGGTCTTCTCCAACCCTGCGGTGCGAACCGCAGCCGCCAATGCAGCCGCCGGGGCTGCCGAAAATGCCTTCCGGGCCCCGTGA
- the SCAMP3 gene encoding secretory carrier-associated membrane protein 3 isoform X2 has translation MAQSRDGGNPFAGPGELDNPFQDPAVIQHRPSPQYATLDVYNPFETREASAAAATAELLKQQEELNRKAEELDRRERELQHAALGGAAARQNNWPPLPSFCPVQPCFFQDISMEIPQEFQKTVSTMYYLWMCSTLALLLNFLACLASFCVTTSNGSGFGLSILWALLFTPCSFVCWYRPMYKAFRSDSSFNFFVFFFIFFVQDVLFVLQAIGIPGWGFSGWISALVVLQANTAVAVLMLLVALFFTGIAVLGIVMLKRIHSLYRRTGASFQKAQQEFAAGVFSNPAVRTAAANAAAGAAENAFRAP, from the exons ATGGCTCAGAGCAGAGACGGCGGAAACCCCTTCGCCGGGCCCGGCGAGCTTGACAACCCCTTTCAG GACCCAGCTGTGATCCAGCACCGACCCAGCCCGCAGTATGCCACCCTTGACGTCTACAACCCTTTTGAGACCCGGGAG GCTTCCGCCGCTGCAGCCACAGCCGAGCTGCTGAAGCAGCAGGAGGAGCTGAACCGGAAGGCCGAGGAGCTGGACCGCCGGGAGCGGGAGCTGCAGCACGCGGCCCTGGGCGGCGCGGCCG CTCGACAGAACAACTGGCCacctctgccttctttctgccCGGTGCAGCCCTGCTTTTTCCAGGACATCTCCATGGAGATCCCCCAAGAATTTCAGAAGACCGTCTCCACCATGTACTACCTCTGGATGT GCAGCACGCTGGCCCTTCTCCTGAATTTTCTTGCCTGCCTGGCCAGCTTCTGTGTGACGACCAGCAACGGCTCAGGCTTTGGGCTCTCTATCCTCTGGGCCCTCCTTTTCACGCCCTGCTCCTTCGTGTGCTGGTACCGCCCCATGTATAAGGCCTTCCG GAGTGACAGTTCGTTCAATTTCttcgttttcttcttcattttcttcgtCCAGGACGTGCTCTTTGTCCTCCAGGCCATTGGCATCCCAGGCTGGGGGTTCAG TGGCTGGATCTCCGCCCTGGTGGTGCTGCAGGCCAACACAGCGGTAGCCGTGCTCATGCTGCTGGTCGCCCTGTTCTTCACCGGCATCGCCGTCCTGGGGATTGTGATGCTGAAGCGG ATCCACTCCTTGTACCGCCGCACAGGTGCCAGCTTTCAGAAGGCCCAACAGGAGTTTGCCGCTGGGGTCTTCTCCAACCCTGCGGTGCGAACCGCAGCCGCCAATGCAGCCGCCGGGGCTGCCGAAAATGCCTTCCGGGCCCCGTGA
- the FAM189B gene encoding protein FAM189B isoform X3 — MMPSPSDSSRSLTSRPSTRGLTHLRLHRPWLQALLSLGLAQVLLGVLVVTFSMVASSVTTTESIKRSCPSWAGFSLAFSGVVGVVSWKRPFTLVISFFSLLSVLCVMLSMAGSVLSCKNAQLARDFQDCSMEGKVCVCCPSVPLLRPCPESGQELKVAPNSTCEEARGALKNLLFSVCGLTVCAAVICTLSAIVCCIQIFSLDLVHTQLAPERSVSGPLGSLGCTSPPPAPLPHTMLDLEEFVPPVPPPPYYPPEYTCSSETDAQSITYNGSMDSPVPLYPTDCPPSYEAVMGLRGDSQATLFDPQLHDGSCICERVASIVDVSMDSGSLALSAIGDLPGGSSPSEDSCLLELQGSVRSVDYVLFRSIQRSRAGYCLSLDCGLRGPFEDSPLPRRPPRAARSYSCSAPEGPPPLGAPTAARSCHRLEGWPPWVGPCFPELRRRVPRGSGRPGTAAAAAPACAPARRFSDSSGSLTPPGHRPPNPAPLPPPLLLPRSHSDPGITTSSNTDTGLCSEACLFRLARCPSPKLLRARSAEKRRPVPTFRKVPLPAGPAPAPSLGDLKSSWPGRGLVTRFFQMSKKASDPGGNGAHGLKQVPRSPWGRPGRESLHLRSCGDLSSGSSLRRLLSARRLERGTRPHSLSLSGGSRETGL, encoded by the exons ATGATGCCCTCGCCCAGTGACTCCAGCCGCTCGCTGACCAGTCGACCTAGCACCCGGGGCCTTACCCACCTCCGCCTTCACCGACCGTGGCTGCAGGCCCTGCTCTCGCTGGGGCTGGCCCAGGTGCTCCTGGGCGTCCTGGTGGTCACCTTCAGCATGGTGgcctcctccgtcaccaccaccgAGAGCATCAAGAGGtcctgcccgtcttgggctggaTTCTCG CTGGCGTTCTCCGGGGTAGTTGGCGTTGTGTCTTGGAAACGGCCATTCACTCTAGTG AtctccttcttctccttgctTTCGGTGCTCTGTGTCATGCTCAGCATGGCCGGCTCTGTTCTCTCCTGTAAGAACGCTCAGCTGGCCCGAGACTTCCAAGACTGCTCCATG GAAGGGAAGGTCTGTGTGTGCTGCCCCTCCGTTCCCCTTCTTCGGCCCTGTCCAGAGTCGGGACAGGAACTGAAAGTTGCCCCCAACTCCACCTGTGAGGAAGCCCGAGGGGCCCTCAAG aaCTTGCTCTTCAGTGTCTGCGGGCTCACTGTCTGTGCTGCCGTCATCTGCACCCTCTCAGCCATTGTCTGCTGCATCCAAATCTTCTCCCTGGACCTTGTGCACACG CAGCTGGCCCCGGAGCGCTCAGTCTCAGGCCCCTTGGGGTCTCTGGGCTGTACCTCCCCGCCGCCAGCCCCTCTGCCGCACACCATGCTGGACTTAGAGGAGTTTGTCCCGccggtgcccccacccccctactATCCCCCGGAGTACACCTGCAGCTCCGAAACGGACGCTCAGAG cATCACCTACAACGGCTCCATGGACAGCCCGGTCCCCTTGTACCCTACCGATTGTCCCCCTTCTTATGAGGCCGTCATGGGGCTGCGGGGAGACAGCCAG GCCACTCTGTTTGACCCTCAGCTTCACGACGGCTCCTGCATCTGCGAGCGAGTGGCCTCCATCGTAGACG TGTCCATGGACAGCGGGTCTCTGGCGCTGTCCGCCATCGGTGACCTCCCCGGGGGCTCAAGCCCGTCGGAGGACTCGTGCCTGCTGGAGCTGCAGGGCTCCGTGCGCTCCGTCGACTACGTGCTCTTCCGCTCCATTCAGCGCAGCCGTGCCGGCTACTGCCTCAGTCTGGACTGCGGCCTGCGAGGTCCCTTCGAGGACAGCCCCCTGCCCCGGAGGCCCCCCAGGGCGGCCCGCTCCTACTCCTGCTCCGCCCCTGAGGGCCCGCCCCCCCTGGGGGCCCCCACGGCCGCCCGCAGCTGCCACCGGCTGGAAGGCTGGCCGCCCTGggtgggaccctgcttccccgaGCTGAGGCGGAGGGTCCCCCGGGGCAGCGGCCGGCCGGGgactgccgctgctgctgctcctgcctgCGCCCCCGCCCGCCGCTTCAGCGACAGCTCAGGTTCTCTCACCCCCCCGGGGCACCGGCCTCCCAATCCGGCTCCCCTGCCACCACCGCTGCTGCTGCCACGGTCCCACAGTGACCCGGGCATCACCACTTCCAGCAACACCG ATACAG ggctCTGCTCAGAAGCCTGCCTCTTCCGTCTAGCCCGCTGCCCTTCTCCAAAGTTGCTCCGTGCCCGCTCGGCTGAGAAACGGCGCCCCGTGCCCACCTTTCGAAAGGTCCCCCTGCCCGCGGGCCCTGCGCCTGCCCCGTCCCTGGGAGACCTGAAGAGCAGCTGGCCGGGCCGGGGCTTGGTCACTCGTTTCTTCCAGATGTCCAAGAAGGCCTCAGACCCCGGTGGCAATGGGGCCCATGGGCTTAAGCAG GTGCCCCGCAGCCCATGGGGCCGGCCAGGCCGAGAGAGCCTCCACCTTCGCAGCTGCGGTGACCTGAGCTCCGGCTCCTCCCTTCGGCGCCTCCTGTCTGCCCGACGCCTGGAGCGCGGCACCCGCCCCCACAGCCTCAGCCTCAGCGGGGGCAGCCGGGAGACAGGGCTCTGA
- the FAM189B gene encoding protein FAM189B isoform X1 — translation MMPSPSDSSRSLTSRPSTRGLTHLRLHRPWLQALLSLGLAQVLLGVLVVTFSMVASSVTTTESIKRSCPSWAGFSLAFSGVVGVVSWKRPFTLVISFFSLLSVLCVMLSMAGSVLSCKNAQLARDFQDCSMEGKVCVCCPSVPLLRPCPESGQELKVAPNSTCEEARGALKNLLFSVCGLTVCAAVICTLSAIVCCIQIFSLDLVHTQLAPERSVSGPLGSLGCTSPPPAPLPHTMLDLEEFVPPVPPPPYYPPEYTCSSETDAQSITYNGSMDSPVPLYPTDCPPSYEAVMGLRGDSQATLFDPQLHDGSCICERVASIVDVSMDSGSLALSAIGDLPGGSSPSEDSCLLELQGSVRSVDYVLFRSIQRSRAGYCLSLDCGLRGPFEDSPLPRRPPRAARSYSCSAPEGPPPLGAPTAARSCHRLEGWPPWVGPCFPELRRRVPRGSGRPGTAAAAAPACAPARRFSDSSGSLTPPGHRPPNPAPLPPPLLLPRSHSDPGITTSSNTADFRGLYTKVLEEEAASVSSADTGLCSEACLFRLARCPSPKLLRARSAEKRRPVPTFRKVPLPAGPAPAPSLGDLKSSWPGRGLVTRFFQMSKKASDPGGNGAHGLKQVPRSPWGRPGRESLHLRSCGDLSSGSSLRRLLSARRLERGTRPHSLSLSGGSRETGL, via the exons ATGATGCCCTCGCCCAGTGACTCCAGCCGCTCGCTGACCAGTCGACCTAGCACCCGGGGCCTTACCCACCTCCGCCTTCACCGACCGTGGCTGCAGGCCCTGCTCTCGCTGGGGCTGGCCCAGGTGCTCCTGGGCGTCCTGGTGGTCACCTTCAGCATGGTGgcctcctccgtcaccaccaccgAGAGCATCAAGAGGtcctgcccgtcttgggctggaTTCTCG CTGGCGTTCTCCGGGGTAGTTGGCGTTGTGTCTTGGAAACGGCCATTCACTCTAGTG AtctccttcttctccttgctTTCGGTGCTCTGTGTCATGCTCAGCATGGCCGGCTCTGTTCTCTCCTGTAAGAACGCTCAGCTGGCCCGAGACTTCCAAGACTGCTCCATG GAAGGGAAGGTCTGTGTGTGCTGCCCCTCCGTTCCCCTTCTTCGGCCCTGTCCAGAGTCGGGACAGGAACTGAAAGTTGCCCCCAACTCCACCTGTGAGGAAGCCCGAGGGGCCCTCAAG aaCTTGCTCTTCAGTGTCTGCGGGCTCACTGTCTGTGCTGCCGTCATCTGCACCCTCTCAGCCATTGTCTGCTGCATCCAAATCTTCTCCCTGGACCTTGTGCACACG CAGCTGGCCCCGGAGCGCTCAGTCTCAGGCCCCTTGGGGTCTCTGGGCTGTACCTCCCCGCCGCCAGCCCCTCTGCCGCACACCATGCTGGACTTAGAGGAGTTTGTCCCGccggtgcccccacccccctactATCCCCCGGAGTACACCTGCAGCTCCGAAACGGACGCTCAGAG cATCACCTACAACGGCTCCATGGACAGCCCGGTCCCCTTGTACCCTACCGATTGTCCCCCTTCTTATGAGGCCGTCATGGGGCTGCGGGGAGACAGCCAG GCCACTCTGTTTGACCCTCAGCTTCACGACGGCTCCTGCATCTGCGAGCGAGTGGCCTCCATCGTAGACG TGTCCATGGACAGCGGGTCTCTGGCGCTGTCCGCCATCGGTGACCTCCCCGGGGGCTCAAGCCCGTCGGAGGACTCGTGCCTGCTGGAGCTGCAGGGCTCCGTGCGCTCCGTCGACTACGTGCTCTTCCGCTCCATTCAGCGCAGCCGTGCCGGCTACTGCCTCAGTCTGGACTGCGGCCTGCGAGGTCCCTTCGAGGACAGCCCCCTGCCCCGGAGGCCCCCCAGGGCGGCCCGCTCCTACTCCTGCTCCGCCCCTGAGGGCCCGCCCCCCCTGGGGGCCCCCACGGCCGCCCGCAGCTGCCACCGGCTGGAAGGCTGGCCGCCCTGggtgggaccctgcttccccgaGCTGAGGCGGAGGGTCCCCCGGGGCAGCGGCCGGCCGGGgactgccgctgctgctgctcctgcctgCGCCCCCGCCCGCCGCTTCAGCGACAGCTCAGGTTCTCTCACCCCCCCGGGGCACCGGCCTCCCAATCCGGCTCCCCTGCCACCACCGCTGCTGCTGCCACGGTCCCACAGTGACCCGGGCATCACCACTTCCAGCAACACCG CTGACTTCAGGGGCCTTTATACCAAAGTGCTCGAGGAAGAAGCAGCTTCCGTTTCCTCTGCAGATACAG ggctCTGCTCAGAAGCCTGCCTCTTCCGTCTAGCCCGCTGCCCTTCTCCAAAGTTGCTCCGTGCCCGCTCGGCTGAGAAACGGCGCCCCGTGCCCACCTTTCGAAAGGTCCCCCTGCCCGCGGGCCCTGCGCCTGCCCCGTCCCTGGGAGACCTGAAGAGCAGCTGGCCGGGCCGGGGCTTGGTCACTCGTTTCTTCCAGATGTCCAAGAAGGCCTCAGACCCCGGTGGCAATGGGGCCCATGGGCTTAAGCAG GTGCCCCGCAGCCCATGGGGCCGGCCAGGCCGAGAGAGCCTCCACCTTCGCAGCTGCGGTGACCTGAGCTCCGGCTCCTCCCTTCGGCGCCTCCTGTCTGCCCGACGCCTGGAGCGCGGCACCCGCCCCCACAGCCTCAGCCTCAGCGGGGGCAGCCGGGAGACAGGGCTCTGA
- the GBA gene encoding lysosomal acid glucosylceramidase, whose translation MERSSPLREEHPKPLGRGGIMAASLVGLLLLEAVSWASGARPCSPRSFGYSSVVCVCNATYCDSLDPLTLPASGTFARYESTRSGRRMERSLGPIQATRTGQGLLLTLQPDQKFQKVKGFGGAVTDAAALNILALSAPARNLLLKSYFSEEGIEYNIIRVPMASCDFSVRTYTYDDSPDDFQLRDFILPEEDVKLKIPLIHQALELAPRPVSLFASPWTSPTWLKTNGAVNGKGSLKGQPGDLYHQTWARYFVKFLDAYAEHKLQFWAVTAENEPSAGLISGYPFQCLGFTAEHQRDFIARDLGPALANSTHRDVRLLILDDQRLLLPRWAQVVLADPEAAKYVHGIAVHWYLDFLAPAKATLGETHRLFPDTMLFASEACVGSKFWEQSVRLGSWDRGMQYSHSVITNLLYHVVGWTDWNLALNPEGGPNWVRNFVDSPVIVDIAKDTFYKQPMFYHLGHFSKFIPEGSQRVGLLASEKNSLDTVALLRPDGSAVLVVLNRSSKDVPLTIADPAVGFLETLSPAYSIHTYLWRRQ comes from the exons ATGGAGCGTTCGAGTCCTCTCCGAGAG GAGCACCCCAAGCCCTTGGGCCGGGGAGGCATCATGGCTGCCAGCCTCGTGGGATTGCTTCTACTTGAGGCTGTATCGTGGGCATCAG GTGCCCGCCCCTGCAGCCCCAGAAGCTTTGGCTACAGCTCGGTGGTCTGTGTCTGCAATGCCACCTACTGCGACTCTCTTGACCCCCTGACCCTGCCTGCCTCTGGCACCTTTGCCCGGTACGAGAGCACGCGCAGTGGGCGCCGCATGGAGCGGAGTCTGGGGCCCATCCAGGCCACCCGCACGGGCCAAG GGCTGCTCCTGACCCTTCAGCCAGATCAGAAGTTCCAGAAAGTGAAGGGGTTTGGAGGGGCCGTGACAGACGCCGCCGCCCTCAACATCCTCGCCCTGTCAGCCCCCGCCCGCAATTTGCTCCTCAAATCCTATTTCTCCGAAGAAG GCATCGAGTACAACATCATCCGGGTGCCCATGGCCAGCTGCGACTTCTCCGTCCGCACCTACACCTACGACGACAGCCCTGATGACTTCCAGTTGCGTGACTTCATCCTCCCCGAGGAAGACGTCAAGCTCAAG ATACCCCTGATTCACCAGGCCCTGGAGCTAGCCCCACGCCCTGTGTCACTCTTCGCCAGTCCCTGGACATCACCCACTTGGCTGAAGACCAACGGGGCAGTGAATGGGAAGGGGTCACTCAAGGGGCAGCCCGGAGATCTCTACCACCAGACCTGGGCCAGATACTTTGTTAA GTTCCTAGATGCCTACGCCGAGCACAAGCTGCAGTTCTGGGCAGTGACGGCAGAGAACGAGCCTTCCGCGGGTCTGATCAGCGGGTACCCCTTCCAGTGCCTGGGCTTCACCGCTGAGCATCAGCGGGACTTCATCGCCCGGGACCTGGGTCCCGCCCTCGCCAACAGCACACACCGCGATGTCCGCCTGCTCATCTTGGACGATCAGCGCTTGCTGCTGCCCCGCTGGGCCCAGGTG GTGCTCGCAGACCCGGAGGCGGCCAAGTATGTTCATGGCATCGCGGTCCACTGGTACCTGGACTTCCTGGCCCCAGCCAAGGCCACCCTGGGGGAGACCCACCGCCTGTTCCCCGACACCATGCTCTTCGCCTCAGAGGCGTGCGTCGGCTCCAAGTTCTGGGAGCAGAGCGTGCGCCTGGGCTCCTGGGACCGAGGGATGCAGTACAGCCACAGCGTCATCACG aaCCTCCTGTACCACGTGGTCGGCTGGACGGACTGGAACCTTGCCCTGAACCCCGAAGGGGGACCCAACTGGGTGCGCAACTTCGTCGACAGCCCCGTCATCGTGGACATCGCCAAAGACACGTTTTACAAACAGCCCATGTTCTATCACCTTGGCCACTTCAG caagTTCATTCCGGAAGGCTCGCAGAGAGTGGGGCTGCTGGCCAGCGAGAAGAACAGCTTGGACACAGTGGCGCTGCTGCGCCCCGACGGCTCTGCGGTTCTGGTCGTGCTGAACCG